One region of Epilithonimonas zeae genomic DNA includes:
- a CDS encoding BatD family protein: MPYRIFKLFFSLFIIISSFGFGQTLTSSLDKTTLALGEVAVFKIQILDLDGKNVQIAARNELLPFHFEMVNDSIAVQKDIYLRSVKFAVFQEGKFTIPEIEIKVGDEILKTIPYEVEVINTAKKGDQINDIMKNKEVELNVQDYWEMYKFYVLLALLIVAIIILIIGIVKWGRKRKDSPAVTTNQTLKDLEKLRKKNYIENENFRAFYVELIEITRGFITKQYQIPADVLLTDDLVDYMKNTNAISQENEKIVEDIFLRSDLVKFAKTIPTKEIMSKDFTEIRDFVKRSTKDVEAENLRNNSVTEISDEDQSKLRKLK, encoded by the coding sequence ATGCCTTACAGAATTTTCAAATTATTTTTCTCACTTTTCATTATCATTTCTTCTTTTGGATTTGGTCAGACTTTAACTTCCAGTCTTGATAAAACTACTTTGGCCTTGGGCGAAGTAGCGGTTTTTAAAATTCAGATTTTGGATTTGGATGGAAAGAATGTTCAGATTGCGGCACGAAATGAGTTATTGCCCTTTCATTTCGAAATGGTGAATGACAGTATTGCTGTTCAGAAAGATATTTATCTGCGTTCGGTAAAATTCGCGGTTTTCCAGGAAGGAAAATTTACAATTCCAGAAATCGAAATCAAAGTTGGTGATGAAATTCTAAAAACCATTCCATACGAAGTTGAAGTCATTAATACAGCCAAAAAAGGCGACCAGATTAATGACATTATGAAGAACAAAGAAGTGGAACTAAATGTCCAGGATTACTGGGAAATGTATAAATTCTATGTTCTTTTAGCTCTCCTCATTGTTGCAATCATTATTTTAATCATCGGTATCGTAAAATGGGGAAGAAAACGCAAAGATAGTCCGGCGGTTACAACCAATCAGACTTTGAAAGATTTGGAGAAACTGAGAAAGAAAAACTATATCGAAAACGAAAACTTCCGTGCTTTCTATGTGGAGTTAATTGAGATTACCAGAGGATTTATCACTAAACAATATCAGATTCCTGCAGATGTTTTGCTGACAGATGATTTGGTGGATTATATGAAAAATACCAATGCAATTTCACAGGAAAATGAAAAAATCGTAGAAGATATTTTCTTACGAAGTGATTTGGTTAAGTTTGCGAAAACCATTCCTACAAAAGAGATAATGTCAAAAGACTTCACAGAAATCAGAGATTTTGTAAAACGTTCTACCAAAGATGTAGAGGCTGAAAATCTGCGAAATAATTCTGTCACAGAAATCTCAGATGAAGACCAATCCAAATTACGAAAGCTCAAATAA
- a CDS encoding VWA domain-containing protein has protein sequence MNFEFYSPWFLLLFILFIPLLILDSGKKKSRGIAVPSVSNMRPSGNISLVMKFLKVSKYFILTALIIALARPRTYTVSQDRDETKGIDIMLSVDVSLSMLSKDLDPDRLEALKKIAIDFVKKRENDRIGLVAYSGEAYTKVPLTTDHQVVIDELNQLNPLELQPGTAIGEGLSVAVNHLKKSKAKSKIIILMTDGVNTVINAMPPQIAAELAKNNSIKVYTVGIGSNGYAAMPTATNIFGELVFTETKTQIDENTLMDIAQLTGGKYFRATSNSSLQTVYDEINQLEKSEVKTSKLYNYEEYFRIFLWVALGFLLLDALLRWVIFKILN, from the coding sequence GTGAATTTCGAGTTTTACAGTCCGTGGTTTTTACTGCTTTTTATTTTGTTCATTCCTTTGTTGATATTGGATTCTGGCAAGAAAAAGAGTAGAGGAATTGCTGTGCCTTCTGTGAGTAATATGCGACCAAGCGGAAATATTTCGTTGGTGATGAAGTTTCTGAAAGTCTCAAAATATTTCATTCTTACAGCGTTAATTATTGCTTTGGCAAGACCAAGAACTTACACAGTTTCGCAAGATAGAGATGAAACTAAAGGAATTGATATTATGCTTTCTGTGGATGTTTCACTCAGTATGTTGTCCAAAGATTTGGATCCGGACAGACTCGAAGCTTTGAAGAAAATCGCCATAGATTTTGTTAAGAAGAGAGAAAATGACAGGATTGGTTTGGTGGCTTATTCGGGAGAAGCTTATACTAAAGTTCCTTTAACAACCGACCATCAAGTAGTGATTGATGAATTGAATCAATTAAATCCTTTGGAATTACAACCGGGAACTGCAATCGGAGAAGGACTTTCTGTAGCTGTGAATCACCTTAAAAAGAGCAAGGCCAAGAGTAAAATCATCATTTTGATGACCGATGGTGTGAATACCGTTATCAATGCAATGCCTCCACAAATTGCTGCAGAATTGGCGAAAAATAATAGCATTAAAGTTTATACTGTAGGAATCGGGAGTAATGGATATGCAGCGATGCCAACGGCGACCAATATTTTTGGTGAATTGGTTTTCACAGAAACCAAAACTCAGATTGATGAAAATACGTTGATGGATATTGCTCAGCTGACTGGCGGAAAATATTTCCGTGCGACTTCTAACAGCAGTTTGCAAACGGTTTATGACGAAATCAACCAATTAGAAAAATCCGAAGTCAAAACTTCCAAATTATATAATTATGAAGAATATTTCAGGATATTTCTTTGGGTAGCTTTAGGATTCTTGTTGTTGGATGCATTGTTGAGATGGGTAATTTTTAAAATTTTGAATTAA
- a CDS encoding VWA domain-containing protein yields MNWYLGNYWYLFLLLLLPVIGYFIIHYIRWKNRKRDLFAEGRFQDVLFEKTSWFAKLFPLLYLLGFLFLIFSIIDLLAGKEEISVKQNVSSTIFVLDVSNSMNAQDVQPSRLEEAKNIIINSLQKLTNDRVGIIVFAGDSYSVMPLSSDYSAAENYLLGIETSVVQNQGTDFLKPIQIAAQKFKNITKGSRNIVLISDGEDNEGHEDEAINLAKKEGIKVTTIGVGTEEGAPIPEYYFGQLMGYKSDIYGETVVSKLQTKALHNIASSTGGNYLDGNNLDHTITNLLSELHKSTNSTSTTISSQSAVHYYQYFLAVSVFFFFLIFLFNPKRDFNL; encoded by the coding sequence ATGAATTGGTATTTAGGAAATTACTGGTATCTTTTTTTACTTCTTTTGTTGCCTGTCATTGGTTACTTTATCATCCATTATATACGTTGGAAAAACCGAAAGCGTGACCTTTTTGCAGAAGGTAGATTTCAGGATGTTTTGTTTGAAAAAACCTCTTGGTTTGCCAAATTATTTCCGTTGTTGTACTTGCTTGGTTTTTTATTTCTGATATTTTCTATTATCGACCTTTTGGCAGGAAAAGAAGAAATTAGCGTGAAACAAAATGTAAGCAGTACGATTTTCGTTCTGGATGTTTCCAATTCTATGAATGCTCAAGACGTTCAGCCAAGCCGATTAGAAGAAGCTAAGAATATTATCATCAATTCACTTCAAAAACTCACTAACGATAGAGTAGGAATTATTGTTTTTGCAGGAGATTCTTATTCTGTGATGCCTTTGTCCAGCGATTATTCGGCGGCGGAAAATTATCTTTTGGGAATTGAAACGAGCGTTGTTCAAAACCAAGGAACGGATTTCCTAAAACCAATTCAAATCGCAGCTCAGAAATTTAAAAATATTACAAAAGGTTCCCGAAATATCGTATTAATCAGTGATGGCGAAGATAATGAAGGTCACGAAGACGAAGCTATTAATCTGGCGAAAAAAGAAGGAATAAAAGTGACGACGATTGGTGTCGGAACAGAAGAAGGTGCGCCAATTCCGGAGTATTATTTCGGGCAATTGATGGGCTACAAATCAGATATTTATGGCGAAACTGTAGTGTCAAAACTACAAACCAAAGCGCTTCATAATATTGCCTCTTCAACTGGTGGTAATTACCTGGACGGAAATAATCTGGATCATACGATAACTAATCTGTTAAGCGAACTTCACAAGTCCACCAATTCCACTTCTACCACAATTAGTTCGCAGTCTGCGGTTCATTATTACCAATATTTCTTGGCGGTTTCTGTATTCTTTTTCTTTTTGATTTTCCTGTTTAATCCGAAGAGAGATTTTAACCTCTAA